A single Lolium perenne isolate Kyuss_39 chromosome 6, Kyuss_2.0, whole genome shotgun sequence DNA region contains:
- the LOC127309076 gene encoding protein FAR1-RELATED SEQUENCE 5-like, with amino-acid sequence MDDRRGLDLNEVAIEALSDSENLEKGGLSGSNARMTSSGDVRKEADGSKHASGSNTNVSADTKAETGQTLSSDDSEGGDDDDDEEVQSTPCSQTNIQTPYPGMMFESWDEAKLHYNRYAHQVGFSIKCSTSKNSTIDGQKDKQLFVCNKSGKNEDINQLDVPPVRQRNRSITKKTECKARMRVRRKGKKWHVTYFIEEHNHKLIKKFSLKKYLRSHKGIPKEEKDFVRLLRKVSLSAGRIMRIMVEVYGGLGNVPYDSKDVSNLMSKIDNEHSHKDMSLLLAHFARIKKDDPDFYFNLHTDLADKVDRIFWVDGAAIAAYKNYSDCLSFDTTYMTNMYGMPFAPFVGINRYGQTIQLGCGFLRNENVESFVWLFEEFLEAMGGVQPQNIITDQDAAMRTAILEKFPDCCHRNCRWHIMQNAQPVLGNFMSKHEDLRNELNEIIDYSMSVEEFEGRWADMIAKHNVADNTDLSDLYRIRRTFVPAYFMDRFFPFLQTTARSEGFNAVLKRYIDPHNSLHNFFEQYLKLQEKIDVSEDSVEFKDEDKTVRVWGDFPLEEQALNVYTRPIYLRFHAEIRKVTSYNVQQLDAEKFDVVPIKPSVFGYGRKRYRVDANFATETYSCECCKFSRDGLLWRVPQETIVVEKMDLPQVPADRKMNNKERQLLRYGTLCNDFTSVAKIACTSEKATAVADKYIAALEKELKAMKASDSGDPGQGSSSRFDHVEDPVYTTTKGCPGEKRKKSGLHLKSSKSVKCTVCGSIHHTAATCPSKLTPGPEQKEIDFFRDMV; translated from the exons ATGGATGATCGTCGTGGACTTGATCTGAATGAAGTAGCAATTGAGGCTTTGAGTGATTCAGAAAATTTGGAAAAGGGTGGTTTATCTGGCAGTAATGCAAGGATGACAAGCAGCGGTGATGTAAGAAAAGAAGCAGATGGTAGTAAGCATGCAAGCGGTAGCAACACAAATGTATCTGCTGATACAAAAGCTGAAACTGGACAAACATTGTCGAGTGATGACTCAgaaggtggtgatgatgatgatgacgaagaaGTCCAGTCAACACCATGTAGTCAAACTAACATCCAGACACCTTACCCAGGCATGATGTTTGAATCTTGGGACGAGGCAAAGTTGCACTACAACAGATATGCTCATCAAGTTGGTTTTTCCATCAAGTGTAGTACATCGAAGAACTCGACCATTGATGGACAGAAGGACAAGCAGCTTTTTGTTTGCAACAAGAGTGGGAAAAATGAGGATATAAATCAACTAGATGTACCTCCAGTTAGGCAAAGGAACCGGAGCATCACTAAGAAAACAGAATGCAAGGCTCGTATGAGAGTAAGAAGGAAAGGGAAGAAGTGGCATGTAACATACTTCATTGAGGAGCACAATCACAAATTAATAAAGAAATTCTCGTTGAAGAAGTACTTAAGGTCTCATAAAGGAATTCCTAAGGAGGAAAAGGATTTTGTAAGACTATTGCGTAAGGTCAGTCTCTCAGCAGGAAGGATCATGCGAATTATGGTAGAAGTATATGGAGGTCTAGGCAATGTTCCGTACGACAGTAAAGATGTGAGCAACTTAATGTCTAAGATAGATAACGAGCACTCACATAAAGACATGTCGCTGCTGTTAGCTCACTTTGCAAGGATTAAGAAGGATGATCCTGATTTCTACTTCAACTTACATACTGATCTTGCAGACAAGGTTGACCGCATATTCTGGGTGGATGGAGCTGCTATAGCTGCATACAAAAACTATAGCGACTGCTTGTCATTTGACACTACCTACATGACCAATATGTATGGCATGCCCTTTGCCCCATTCGTTGGTATTAACCGATATGGTCAAACTATACAACTAGGCTGCGGTTTCCTTCGGAACGAGAATGTTGAGAGTTTTGTATGGCTTTTTGAGGAGTTTCTTGAAGCTATGGGTGGCGTCCAACCGCAAAACATCATAACTGATCAAGATGCAGCCATGCGAACTGCTATTCTGGAAAAATTTCCTGATTGTTGTCACAGGAACTGTAGGTGGCACATTATGCAAAATGCGCAACCTGTACTTGGTAATTTCATGTCTAAGCATGAGGATCTAAGGAATGAATTGAATGAAATTATTGACTACAGCATGTCAGTTGAGGAATTTGAAGGTAGGTGGGCAGATATGATAGCCAAACACAATGTTGCGGACAACACAGATTTGAGTGACCTCTATCGTATCAGACGTACATTTGTCCCTGCCTACTTTATGGACCGGTTCTTCCCGTTCCTACAGACTACTGCTCGCAGTGAGGGTTTCAATGCTGTTTTGAAAAGGTACATTGACCCGCACAATAGCCTGCACAATTTCTTTGAACAGTACTTGAAGTTGCAGGAAAAAATTGATGTATCAGAGGACTCTGTTGAGTTTAAGGATGAAGATAAAACTGTTAGGGTCTGGGGAGATTTCCCTCTGGAAGAGCAAGCTTTGAATGTTTATACACGACCCATATACTTACGTTTCCATGCTGAGATTCGGAAAGTGACATCCTACAATGTACAACAGCTTGATGCAGAAAAATTTGATGTTGTTCCAATTAAGCCTTCAGTCTTTGGTTATGGGCGGAAAAGATACAGGGTTGACGCTAACTTTGCGACAGAAACTTACAGTTGTGAGTGCTGCAAGTTTAGTAGGGACGGGCTGCT ATGGAGAGTACCCCAGGAAACAATCGTGGTGGAAAAGATGGATTTGCCTCAAGTGCCAGCTGATAGGAAAATGAATAACAAAGAAAGGCAGTTGCTACGGTATGGAACGTTATGCAATGATTTTACAAGTGTAGCCAAAATTGCATGTACTTCAGAGAAAGCAACAGCTGTAGCAGATAAATACATCGCCGCTCTGGAGAAGGAGTTGAAAGCAATGAAAGCTTCCGATAGTGGTGATCCTGGACAAGGAAGTTCTTCCAGATTTGATCATGTTGAGGATCCTGTGTACACTACCACTAAAGGGTGTCCaggagaaaaaagaaagaaatctGGTCTCCACTTGAAATCTTCTAAATCCGTGAAGTGCACTGTTTGTGGTTCTATTCATCACACTGCAGCTACATGCCCCTCAAAGCTTACCCCAGGGCCAGAGCAAAAGGAAATAGACTTTTTCCGTGACATGGTGTAG